CGGGGGTCGCGATCGATCACGGGGGTTACCAGGTTGCGATTCTGGTGGTCTGCGCGGTGGGTCTGGCAATTGCACTGGGTGGTGGCAGCGTGATGCTGCGTGAGCGTCGGCGGGCCCAGCGCCTCGCGCTGGCTGCCTAGACTTCCGGCGTACCGATTTCGACGTGTGTCGACCCGGTGCTAAGGTTGGGCCACCGATCCGTGCACCGCACTGTTCACGGATGTGCAAGAGAAGCCCCGCTTCCACCCGCGTTGACCACTGGTCGCCGGGTCCCGGTGAAGGATTGTGAGCCCGTCAGGGCAACACAGTCCATTGCACCTTTGAGGCTCCTCGCGCACTCCAGCGGCGGGGAGCCTTCCTCGTTGTTGGACAGCAATTTCAGCAACTCAGAAGGAGCAGACATCAGCGCTGAGACCCGCATCAATGAGCGCATCCGGGTTCCGGAAGTGCGGCTCGTTGGCCCCAACGGCGAACAGGTCGGCATCGTCCGCGTCGAGGACGCATTGCGACTAGCCGCCGAGGCAGATCTGGATCTGGTCGAGGTGGCACCGATGGCTAAGCCACCGGTGGCCAAGCTCATGGACTTTGGCAAGTTCAAATATGAAGCTGCCATGAAGGCCCGTGAGGCTCGTAAGAACCAGGTCAACACGGTCATCAAAGAGATCAAACTCCGGCCAAAGATCGATCCGCACGACTACGGCACCAAGAAGGGCCACGTCGAGCGCTTCCTCAAGGCCGGTGACAAGGTCAAAGTGACCATCATGTTCCGCGGACGCGAGCAGTCCCGCCCAGAGTTGGGCTTCCGACTGCTGCAGCGCCTCGCAGAGGACGTTGAGGCACTGGGCTTTGTCGAGAGCAAGCCCAAGCAGGATGGCCGCAACATGATCATGGTGCTTGGCCCGACGCGGAAGAAGTCCGAGGCTCGCGCCGAGGGTCGCCGCAAGCGTGAAGCTGAGGCGCAGGCTGCGCAACCGCAGTCAGCCGACTGACCAACGCGCGGGACGATAGTCGCGTCCCCGACGAACTTGCCGCGATGAGCGGCACCCACGTTCGATGTGTCACCACATCGAGGATGAGAAGGAGATCGGCAGATGCCGAAGATGAAGACGCACAGCGGTGCGAAGAAGCGGTTCAAGGTGACCGGTTCGGGCAAAATCAAGCGTCAGCGCGCCCGCCACGTGCACAAGTTCCAGGAGCGCAGCAAGCGGCACAGCCGTCGTCTGGTTCCGGACATCGTCGTCGCGCCGGCCGATGCGGCCAAGGTCAAGCGCCTCTTGGGCAAGTAAGCCCCCTTCACCACCAACGAACCAGGAGATTTGAGACATGGCACGCGTGAAGCGGGCAGTAAACGCC
This genomic window from Demetria terragena DSM 11295 contains:
- the infC gene encoding translation initiation factor IF-3, which gives rise to MRLLAHSSGGEPSSLLDSNFSNSEGADISAETRINERIRVPEVRLVGPNGEQVGIVRVEDALRLAAEADLDLVEVAPMAKPPVAKLMDFGKFKYEAAMKAREARKNQVNTVIKEIKLRPKIDPHDYGTKKGHVERFLKAGDKVKVTIMFRGREQSRPELGFRLLQRLAEDVEALGFVESKPKQDGRNMIMVLGPTRKKSEARAEGRRKREAEAQAAQPQSAD
- the rpmI gene encoding 50S ribosomal protein L35, which codes for MPKMKTHSGAKKRFKVTGSGKIKRQRARHVHKFQERSKRHSRRLVPDIVVAPADAAKVKRLLGK